The following is a genomic window from Calliphora vicina chromosome 5, idCalVici1.1, whole genome shotgun sequence.
CCAGTACCTAAAACTATAGCGGAACTTATTGCTCTGGATTACACTCTTCTTGACTCCACATACAACAGTTTCTATCCAAGGAATAAAACTATAATTTGGCAAGATCGCTCTTCACTGATGCAGCACGTACAATCAAGTGAGGCACGTTTAACGGGAGCTGTCATTTTGGACTACTGGGCCCATTATCATTTCAAGAATCGCAGTATTCATTCTTTGATTCCTGTCGCAGAGACCATACACTCCTATCAATGTGTCATGTATTTTAATAAGCATTCATTTTTGCAAGATAGTTTCAAtcgaaaattgaaattatttatcgACTCGGGCATAACATCGCACATTGCTCAGAAACACGTTCATTCAAATTTAAAGTCCACGAATACTCAGACGCAGGATGTAAGTCGTATAACATTTGACAATTTACGTGGATTGTTTTACATATGTGGTATGATGTGTCAAACTTcaatttttctatttgtattggAAATGTTGACAAAGAAATCGAAACGATTGAAGATATTTATGGATTGGTTGCATTAAGGatgctttttttgaaatttttatcgagaattaatacaaatattacttATATTGCTTCTGcactaaaacattttaaaagttaagcacctgaattaaataaattgaaatcaatattgCAAAGCAAGGATTTGTGTCTCAAAATTTGAAGGAATATTGAATTATCTATCTAGCCTAATTTTTGTTGGCAACTTGTTCTGATCCTACCCATTTCTATATCTATTATGTTCAATAGTAACCAAATAACTCAtttcaagctttactttaactaattctccagatattcaagtataactattttctttatatgaGGGTGGTCATTCCCACAAAGCCGATTcagcccattttcagccaaacatcttgaaaatataagaaagttattaaagattCCCGAAATTGCAATTTTCTTTGTGTTGGAGGTCCTACACTCACTGTTCCGATATCGCCCATTTGTAGCATAACCTCGTACATTGCAAAGTATTGGTAAGTACCTAATACATCCgtagactttcacaattattattctccaaatattcgaaaataacttatCCAATCCTGCAGATTTTTAGCCAGCTATATATCATGATAACGTAATAAATCCTTCAAAGTTTTATGGATTTCTCTAATACAGTTTGAAGGAGTTTTCTAATACagttcaccagatatttgatatcaatttattttgtatgttaggTTTCATGTCGACTAATAATAACTCACCCATTTTCAGACAAATtacgtaaaatttaaaaaaaaaattgaaatacaatacatttatagttctccagatatttgaaattaactATCTACTTTGTATAGAATGTGCCACGCCTTCTAAttcaatttcagcgaaactatgtaaaatgataagagagccATTCGAATAGAGTTTAAAGAATCTTGCGATTATAGTTctcaaaatatatagaaataactatttactttgtataggagGTTATTCATCCCCTGTTGCGATCcctttattttttggttaaacttcatacagtgataagaaattgattcgtataaagtttgaaaactTTAACGAAGTGGTGTTACGTCCATATATCCAAACCCTCCTATTTTCAAGCAAACAGCGCACAATGATACATATTCAATGTTTAAAAACTGAAGGTACTAATttttcccgtttttaccctttttgtcCCTCTGAGGTCCAAGTTATGAAAAAAGATATAGCCTATTGATACATCCTAGTcaggatctatctacgttccaaatttcaataaaatcggtttagCCGTTTACAAagccatttatatatttatgtacagttggtcaataaattgttttcaaaactgaaaatattcaacatatttataatttaattgataaataaaaagaatattttttttattttttgcagatTTTTTCTTACAATCTTATTTTtatcttctttatttattttaaagtagtaAGACAAAGGAAACCTAAAATTCTAATTATAGTGAGGAAGAatgtaggaaaaaaaataagacaGTATTCAAGAGTgtcaaataattgttttcaaaataaagtacTATGGAACAATACATCTATTTTTAGCGATTTGGTAAATTAATCTTCTAATATTCTGTGCGTACACCTCTACCATCAATCGCAgatgcaatatttttgtttcatcaCAATAAATAACGACATCACTCTATTGACAGAAAAATGTGATCAATAGCAAAGTGTTGTTTTTAATCTACATTTTGCCCGAAAGTTACGGCATCTTTATAGTTACTCGCGAtgaacatttgtttttatttagacaTTTTTGAACTGTTTCATGCGAAACTGATAGTCCACATTCATTTTTAAGATCCTCTGCATGCCTGTTTGTGGATTTGTTTCAATagttattattttctttcagTTCGTTTTGTAAGAGCTTTTTCTCTGCaagttgatttatttaatttcaattattctTCCTTCCCAGTACGGTTTATAATGTTATACACAGTTCTTAGttgcaaataaaacattttctaaagttttttaagagatttttcttataatttgatAATAAACTGattgaataattttcaaaaaggtTCGCTTCCTGGCatctttttattttctgtttttgttacaaaactTCGTTATATTAATTGCTGTAGTCCAAAGTTAATGTATGTCAACTGGCGTCATCAGTATTGtccaaataagaaaaaaaaattctaattaaaattgtcagtgtaaaaatttgaaaacaattgtttGGCAACATATTATTGATGTTTTTTCCTATTTATACTTTTTCTTACAGCATACTTATACTtaagataaataaattaataatcgtACTAagatgaataataaaaaaacttaatatttgttAGTGTTTGtcttcattaaaattaaatgctttacaatatttttgttttgaaaacaattagTTGACAAACTGTGTATGGATTGATTCTAaatcgattgagctatgtctgtctgtgtaaaacactctcacgtccaaaatacacgACCAAAATTTGAAGACTTGCAAAAGAACACAGTAGAagcagagttatgaaccaaaatgtaaaataacctgaactttaaaggcgaataactttaaaacacgagctaacttttaaaaaccctttgggggttttggtatactaattatctactttcatttcccattggtctcattcgggaaagattttcttgttgcacagtgtaatatgtaaaaattatcaattattttttttaaggttattttacattttggttcataactctgctTCTACTGTGTTCTTTTGGAAGTCTGCCAATTTAGTATCATGCAAACATTATTCAATATTATAGTGATTATAGtaacaaatactttattaaGAGTTTAACTTTCGtagattttaaattgaaataggGGTTATAGTGAAAACTTAAAAAGgaaaatatctcgaaaactaatCGTACGATTTGAAAAGGAAGAAAGTCGGTCAATCCCGACCATATATTACCCTACACGgagtataattttatttaaaaatatcaatattatttttcCGAAAGTAATTTTTGGTAGTTGGTCATAtatggagctatgaccaattatggacagattgtcatgaaattaggttgtgtgatctatttctatatgaaacctatttatgtggataccaacatttcaaagagatttatgctaattagtgtgattttctgaagtgggaTTGATCCGCAAAAAAATGTACATGTGATttccttttatataaaacttacctatataaatcagacatttatgacatatcgggaagacatttgtatgggggctaggcgaaataatggaccgatttcaaaagGCTTCGTCATTGGACTGAATAATTGTACTTatcaatttttattgaaatatctgcAAATGTAACCTGTACTTTgtgtacaaggtttacatggactttaaggtgggtgttggactaatatttttgtgcgTTACAAACATAAGCACAAAATCAACATAACCTCGTCACTATGGTGGTATAGGAAATTAAGATGTTTTGTACGACGAACCCttctcaatattttattgtgtatATTTTAGTAGTTTCTTTGAATACCTGGACTATTCCAGAAGTGTGATGGAAAAGGTAACTATTTTACATGTCTTGTAgtctaaaaatgtgaaaataaatattcGTGATACCAACCatgaatattttttcaatatgttGAACTCAAAACAACTTAAGTCAGTATGGATGaattataatcattataaagaaatatgtatttgtaaacATCTACTTATTCTCATATTTGTGGGATTTTTTCGCACAACAAAAGAACACTTTGCTCTTTACTCATTCAGTCCACGCCATACCTCCCATCAATGCTGCAAAaggtgtaaatttttaaaataaatttggaattgGAACAATGTGTGTCTGTGTCTGGCGAATTCGactagaaaattcaaaatgttttttaaaacacataaatagaaaatgttgctgaaaccaacaaatttaattgagtATAATTTGGCCAAAGAAGTGGTAGTAGTAAAGTAATaacgaataataaataaaacttaaaatatgttaacgttgaaattgtttattttatttgtggcAATACACTGTGGATTATGTCAACCGATAGCTACAACAAATGTGGCTGAAACGGCCACTTTAGTGGAGGATTATCCTGCGGTGGCAACAGCACAAAACAATTTGGAAACTGCTTCAGTTGAAACTCTACAAAAAAGTGATTATAATGGTGAACGTTATTCAAGACATATTGGAGGTGGTGGTGTAATTGGTGGCGTAGGTGTTATAGGAGGTGGTGGTTTTGCAGCTCCTGTATACGCTCCTCCTCCAATATCGATAGTATCCAGTTATCCAGTTATAACACAAGTACCAGTTGTAACAACAATACCATCATATCCAGTCTATGGTGATTACGGAGGTGGTTATGGCGGTGGTTATGGTGGCGGTTATGGCGGTGGATTTGGAGGCTATGGAGGTGGTTTTGGTGCTGGTTTTGGAGTGgctaaatttaaagttaaaggATTTGGCATAGGTGGTGGTTTCTTGGGTTAAACGAAGATTTCATAAATTGAGaataataaagatttttacGTTGT
Proteins encoded in this region:
- the LOC135962261 gene encoding shematrin-like protein 2 — translated: MLTLKLFILFVAIHCGLCQPIATTNVAETATLVEDYPAVATAQNNLETASVETLQKSDYNGERYSRHIGGGGVIGGVGVIGGGGFAAPVYAPPPISIVSSYPVITQVPVVTTIPSYPVYGDYGGGYGGGYGGGYGGGFGGYGGGFGAGFGVAKFKVKGFGIGGGFLG